The genomic window tattattctcaCTCATACGCTCCAACCTCATCATAGGAGTTATGGGGTCGAAATTTAAATATCGGTTGGGGTTAATTACTTCACTTTAACCTGATCATCCACCTTGAATGCTTTTAGCTGTAACTAATCACAACATCCAAACTCGGTTATCcgtctcggatgccattaaccaaaactaatcatAAAATCAAACCCGTCAACTtctatggataccattagccgaagccaaTCCTCATAATCAACTTGGTCATCCatctaggatgtcattagccaaagctaatcgtCATATTCAACCCAGCCATCCttttaggatgccattaaccgaGACTAATCATCAGTGCAACCCAGCCATCCATCTAAGATGttattagccaaagctaatcatcaacgCAACCCGACCATCcctctaggatgccattagccgaagctaatcatcaattcATCTCAGCCATCCCCTTAGggtgccattagctgaagctaatcattaaTCGCAACCTGGCAATCcctctaggatgccattagccgaagctaattatCAACGCAACCCGGCCATCcatctaggatgccattagccgaagctaatcatcaattcATCCTGACCATCcccttaggatgccattagctgaagctaatcatcaatcatAACCTGTTAATcctttaggatgccattagccgaagctaatcatcaattcATCCCTGCCATCCtcctaggatgccattagccgaaactaatcatcAATCGCAACCCGGCAATCCcttaggatgtcattagtcgaagctaatcatcaacacAACCCGAGCATCCATCTAGGATACCATCAGCCGAAGCTAATAATCAAACTCAACTTGACCATCCATatcggatgtcattagccgaagctaatcaataaCTCACAAACATTGCATAGTCAGTTTAACATTCATCAATAACTCGATCAATATTTCATAGTTGGTTTAACATTCATTGGCAACTTGATCAACATTTCATAGTTAGTTTAACATTTATCGACAACTCAATCAACATCTCATAGTCGGTTTAATATTCATCCACAACTCAATCAATATTTCATAGTCGGTTTAACATTCATCGACAACTCAATCAATAATTCATAGTCGGTTTAAcatttttcaataaatcaatcaaCATCTCATAGTTGGTTTAACATTCGTTCACAACTCAATCAACATTTTTATAGTCAGTTTAACATTCATCGACAACTCAATCAATATTTCATAGTTGGTTTAACATTCATCGGCAACTCAATCAACATCTCTTAGTCGGTTTAACATTCGTCAACAACTTAATAACATATCATCCATAACTAAATCATTTCATAACATTAACATTATACaagaaaaaggtggaaaccacctactTGTGTCTCCTGTGGAGTGTCCTTGTTCGTTCGAAGGTCCGATCCCGGTCGCACCACTTAACatatcaatggtcacaaattaGTACATTTGCATTCAGTAATCACCATTGTTATTAAAATCGCAacttgactcgtaaaatcatacgattttacgagtcaacatatatatatatatataacatgtaaAATCGGGTCAAACTCGATTAAACTTGGTCAAACTCGGTCAAACTCGATCAACTCGGACCGACTCCCATCACTCCTTCACTCTTCAGACTCCAGTTGTCTTCCTTTCCCCTTTCTCAAATCTCAAGTTCCCCAAACTGGTTCCACAActttcattctctctctctctctctctctcaaaacacctattttttttctttaattcgtTAGCCTCTATTCTTCCTCAAGTCTCCAGATTCTCCACTCTCCATCTTCTGTGCTCTCGTGCCTTGCCTTTCTGTAATAGGTTAGTTGTTTTTCTTGACATACTTGAATCTTGAAGACTTGTTTCTGAAGATGGGTTTGCTGAAACAAACTGGGGTCTCTGGTGCCTTTGCTATGAAATAAGTGAGCCCGCTGCAGTTATCTAATTTGATATTCTATGTTAGATTGTTAGGTTTTTATTGCATCTGCTATAAATGCTTCactgtcttctcttcttcaggGGATATATCTCCTTCACATGGAGTAAAGCAAGATATGGAGATGTAAGCCAAAGTAGAACATAGAAAGAGAGCTCAAATTCTCGACTCTAATTTTATTATGCGTATATCGCAAATCACCAAACACGAGAAATGAAGGAACAAAAGCTGCTTCCCTTTCCCGATGTCTTCTCTTGGCCCCAACCAGACTGCTCGATGCGGATTAAATTATAGTTTCTCAAAATTGCTTAAACAACATTTGATTGATCCATTGACTCACCttacacaaaaagaaaaaatctatttttttaagaaaaaaaatggaaatgtcCAAAGGGGAGGGGCAGCTTCACAAAGAGAATCATCAACCTttctatcttaaaaaaaatccaccagGTTGAACTCTCCGCAGATACTATAATGGTTCTCTCCTTGTTAAGGGGGGAGCACCTAGCCAGGGcattttccttttaatataaatacaagcAAACATCATAATGACAACTAGAATTTCAGTATCTTAAGCACAATAtaagttgaaataaaacaagacaTCTTCTTGTTCCACTTTCTAGACCCATTAACTGTTCTGAAGTATTTAATAACGAACCAAACTTGAACAAGCAATATTAtggataatatttatatattttatgtttaccTTGCAACCATatcattaatatttcaaataaagttGAAGTCATCCTTATTAAAGCACAAGCAACAGCCAAAGGCATTGCTATTGTGtcatagtatattaaaaagagtGGGGGAGTTGAGGTGAGGTTCTTTACTTAGATTGTGATGTGGTTGCATTGAGATTTAAAATCTCATCTAATAGAGAGATAttccttagatttttttacactttttatACCATATGTATGATTTGTGATTCAATCATTTTAGCATATGCTAGAGAATTAGTTGTGCCATGTCTAATGTGCATCAAGGCTCAAGTTTATGGCATGATTTGCAGGCAGCTAGTTTGAAAATTGAACAACAGGATAcatgacattttaaaaaactagctGGTTTTAGAAATAATCCTTTAGATGattaagattttgataaatgttttaGAAATAACAAGGAAGATAAAGGCAATAAGGCttattttagtttacatgacaaACCAACAGActgtttgttttaggtttattaatttttagttaatgaaattcTATGGACAtaattgtattgtatttttaagttatttgaactatgtatgaatttttatttaaactatgtattttaaggtgtttagacttttgtattgtttatttcatttttattttaattgtgttatattattatttactatttgactaaaattgtcaatatataattacttaatatattttacttatgaTTTTACTATTCGAGTTTACGATCCGggtttatattatgtattccgtgtcgtgtcaaaaaagcatttttgacaACTTTGGTAATCACATATCTCGTCACCATACCTATTTCAAGAATATaaatgttcacattcaagtgtttcACATATTACATGACCATATAATTGTAAAATCTCACATCGGAAGCGAgtgtccagagccagggccttataagtgcatgctcaccttgactagtaagacgcattttggggccatgcgtggctgccaagaacaaacccgtgagggggacctgggtggaagccctggacatgggtggactgggaggcccaaagcggacaatatcttgctagtgaggtggggtgttacaatAATGAAATTGTTATAGGCATTTACGTCAATTCTAATATGGAAGTATGTCGCAGAACATCAGCAGTTAAAGTTGGTTCGCTGGAGGCACAaaattcagcagcgaaaactgattcgcttGTGCCACAgaattcgacagcgaaaactgATCTATAGGTGACACATAAATCGGCagtgaaaactgattcgctggtgACACATAATTAGGCAGCAAAAATTAGTGACACAGAATTCGGCAGTGAAAACTGATTCGGTTGTGACATAGAATTCGCCAGCAAAAACTGATTCGTTGATGACATAAAATTCAGCAGAATTCACCAGCACACATAGGCTACTactgactcagaaatcattaaTGCAACACAGTTTCACAGCTAATGCTGAAATCATTGGCGATATGGTTTACGACTGACATATAAATTgttgacaaaaactgagtcgtGCCGACTCAGAATCGTCAACACAACACAATCTCACAGTTGGCactgaaatcatcaacgcaCTTGATTTATGATTGACGctgaaatcattgatgaaaactgagtcactacCGATTGAGAAACGTCAACGCAACACAGTCTCACAGCTAACGCTGAAATCGCCAGTGCACATGGTTTACGGTTGACGcagaaatcattgaaaaaaactaagttgCTGCTGACTCGGAATCGTCAACGCAACACAGTTTCATAGCTGGTGCTGAAATCGTCAACGCATATGGTTTACGGCTAACACAGAAACCGTTAGCACACATAACCATACCTTCAatgttttcagtttcatcatgcGAAATTCATTTACGCAACCTATTAATCAATGAACATCACACAAGGATATCATTTCCATCATATGTATTGTCCCTTTAAAGATCATGCAAGGTCCCTTCATTGTTTCCCCCTTCTTCCTTTTGGTCGAACATTGTTGTCCATTGGCTTTTAAATTACACATgaaatttgtaattatttttatcacaagTATAATCACAACAACATGCTACAAACACACCTTCATTCACTTGGTTCATAACCATGAAATTTCATCAATCACACAATAGAATTTGGGCATCAACATAATATGGTCTCTGTTTTTAGTTCTAACATGCTTTTTAAGGTTCAATGACAACATAATCCTGCGCATAACATCATTCTAACATATTATCACACAATTTTATCAAACACAAGCAGAATTCACGTCATTAGTACCAATATACTTTCTGTTTTGATTCTAGCATGGTCTAAGGTTCTAACAAGTTCACAATCCATGCATCACATCACATTACATTTGCATTCAGTCCAGCCCTCACTATGGTCGACCCTACTCTTCAGTTTGTGTATTCAAAATCATCCATGTGTATTCAGATTTCTTTTGTATAAATCTGTACTTGTGTTCTTTCATTCTTTATCTACTTTAGGCTTTTCATCTTGTTGTTGAATCTGGAGTTAAAGGTGTGGGAATCCTAAGCCTTTTGTTTGAGTGTCTCTCCCCCTTCCTTTGCCCGAAATCATGGAGAAATAACCAGCCAAGGAGATGATAATACCCTTACCTCACGGTTTTGGACATATTTTTGGAAAGGTTTGGTGATTTGGTTCTTCctttaatttggttttcttctcttttttttctattgtctGCTTTCAGCCGGCTCCTAGGCCCTCTCTTCTCCCATCTTTTGGTTTCCCCTTCTCTTACCCATCTCTCTACTTACTCTACACTCAAGGGGGTCTGCATGCAGGctggtttgatttggttttcttCTTGGAAAGGAGTGTGTATTGCAACAGTGGCTGCAACTAGTTTTGGGGAGAGGTCTATACTCCTTCTCCTTCCATGGCTTTGACccctttgtttttctctaattCTCCCTTCTTCTCTCTTGTTCAATGGGGTGGATGCAGCAGGGTTTGTTGGCTTTGATTTGGGAAAGAGGGAGACTTCTACAACCAAGGCTGTTGGCCGCCCTTTGGGGAAGAGGAAGagtcatctttttttcttcctcttataTTTATATCCCTTATAAATGTGAAGGGGTGTTTGGGAGGCTGATTATCCATATCATTATTCTTACATTGGTTCATCCTAGGCTGGTTTAATCCCTTATAATCTCCATCTAGGATAGGCCGGTTCTACCCCCCTCACTTTTCCCTTAGAGTAGGCCGATCTGCTACCCCTAATTCCCTCCTAGTATAGGCCGACCTAATACAAAATTTTGTTGGGCGTTACATAGACTATAAACAAGAAATGTGAAGTGTTGTAGATTTATCACACATCaagaatttaagaaataatttatgtggATGTAAACATATATAGATATCCCgtatcaaaaaattaagaaacaatgcATATAGAcataagttatataaaaaaaaatgtgagacATTAAATATAGTTTTGTTATCCCatataaaaatgttaagaaataattcatgCGTGTGTAAACTATAAATACTTATCTTATATCGAACAATTAAGAAATATTCCATGTGGatataggctatatatataattattctaagttgaaaaattaagaaataatccatGTAAATGTAAACTATAAAACATACATGTGAAAGTATTCATAAATTCatagattaattttatattttttaagcgtgtgtctatatatataaagttggGTCTTACTCGGGTTCTAGATTAACCCAACAGATCATCTAGATTTAACCAGATCAATTATAAACttgagttttttctatttaacagccctgtttatttttatattttaaaatcaactttaaaaaaatttaaaaattaacagcaGTAAGTGATGCAAGATTAGTCCTTCTTCCAGAATAAATacatagaaattgaaaaattagttagaCTGGCACAGGCAACAGCAAAAGTAGCTCGGTATTTCCACTTCTATCGGTCCTCTCAACCCCCACTAAATGGACTAAAGTGTTTCGCATGCGTGGATCTCGCTAGCATCTTTTGTTAAACCCAGCTCGCACTGATAATCGGTAAGTGCCAAAGTCACCGTGACTCTATTCTGATTTTGATTCAATTATCGGTAACCAAAGATAAGCTATGTAGATTTCCGTTCTATTTTGGAGCTTGGGCTGTCTGTGTATCACATAGTGCAAGAATTTATTTGCGGTAGTTAGGGTTTGGTTGGTTGATCATTCACATAATATAATTCGTGTTCTTATCCAGGCAATCTTTGCTCTTTAGCACTTCTTAGTACCGTTGTCTGGTCCTTGGAATTAAGCTGGTTTTCTTGTTGTGTTTTATAGTGTGAATCGGTTGCAATAACAGCTCTAGTAGAAGACTTAGAACGTTTTTAAGATTGCTGCAAAGATGCTGTTGGTTGTTTAGCTGTGTGAGAAGTTCCTATGGTTGGAAATAGTGATGttgattctgaatttttatttgttttgtttctgtaaCTAGATTTTGAACCAAAACAACAAGCCATGAAAGGTAAACGTTGCGCAAGTATTGGAAGTCATGAAAGGGATGATGAAGGGGAAGAATTAGAACCGGAGCACTTGGAAGTGGAGCATGTGCTTGGTGATGTAATGTGGGTCAGGCGCGATGATGATGGCACATGGTGGCCTGCAGTGGTATGCCATATTATGTGTTTGCCAGTTTTACATAGCCTTCACCATGAAAGCCTCTTTATATTGTATCTTTTGGAATAGCCAGACATGACTGATTATCTGCTGATTTACTTGTAGGTTGTTAATAACAACAATATCAGTGAGACCAGTAAACCTCGTAATAGTTCAATGGGAGATGTTCTTGTTAGGCTATACGGAAGCTATCAATAGTCAGTGTTCTCTCCATGCCgaacttttttatgttttcactGGTAAGCCTATATATGTTAACTTGCATGGTCTCCCATGTGCAGCTTTTATGCGGATCCAGTTAAATGTCGTTCCGAGTTTGAGATTGTAAGTGTCGATATATAAGTTGTCTCTAAAAGAATCCTTTTCTGTACATTAGATTTCAGTATTTTGTGGTCGCAAAGGCTTTTTGATTGTTATACTATTTGACTCTCTTATCTCCACATCCTTAGACACTCAAGGAGAATGGTGGTTGTTATAGTGAAATGTTTGTGGAAGCTTTAGAGCAGGTACCCTTTTTAACTTTAATTCAGGCTATTCTTATCGAGCTTGTTGCTAAAGTGTAATTGTTGCTCTTCTAGAAACATAACAATACATTCTAATTGTTTATGGTTTGTCCTGCTATTTGGATATGGCTATAGGATCTTCCTCAATCAAAATCTGGCCAATCAAAGGGAAAAGGATCCAATTCTAAAGGTTTGCCTTTCTGTTTTTCATTTGGTCCATATATATTCTCTATTTCCCATAGTTTGCGAAAATTACTTTTGGCGGTACAAATTGTTCGAATCAATTCTGGTGGATATGTTGAGAatcccagttttttttttaatgccgAGCATAGAGATTGGAATGATGGATTAAGTTAAGCACAAATTTGGTTATACTTGAAAATGATGTCAAATAAAAACTATAGTAAGAAAAGGAATTTAATGTGAGTCCACTCTCAAAAGGGATTTATCGTTGCAGCATGCTCACTTTTATAAAGTTAATCCACTAATAACATCACCgatattttttatccaacaaCTATGACATGAATGTGTTATGCGTGGGACTTGGCATTTTGCGAGTGTGGGCTAATCGCAAACTTGAATCATACTATAATTTCTTCCCTTTTAGGCATTTAAGTGTTACTCTAAGGAGGGGGGgggttaaaatttgattttttgtgatGGCCTTTTCTCTGTTTTGTCCAAACTCAATATCCATTTTCCCCTGTTCAGTTGCCTTTAGAGCTTGTTTGGCCCTCGTTGTGATTATCATGCCATATTGCaccatgttgttgttgttgtgaaaTTACACATATTAGACCATTTGGTAATGAATCAGAATTACTTATCCATTTGGTAAtctattaatttgttgtttgacTTAAAATTACTATTAAGGACAActtaaattcaagtttttttttttaagaaattaaaataaattaccttAAAACATGAATGCTTTTATTACTAAAAGGAAatgtttgaaataatataatcacaaaaaaaaaataaaaataaatactattttattttattttattttattttttagaaaacatgaATACTTTTATTACTAAAATgaaatgttttaaataatataataatgaaaaaagaataaaaacattatctttTCTTAAGTAAACATGAATACAACATAATTCAATTTAAGACCCATGTAATATTGGTGTTTTTGtgatttaagaatttttaaattatttttgtcttttaaatgaGATAAGTAGCCTTGCTTCTCTAAGAATATCACTTCACATGCTTTTTTAACTTGAACCAATATGCTCTGTGGAATCACTTTCCACTCCTAAAAATTACACAGTGGAGTATTAACATCCTTATCAAACACTTATTTGGTAGTAAGCAGATAAAAGTTAAATACTAGAAAAGCAGGGGTTAAACAGGCATTTAATCATTTGGCTCCATCACTACACGTTATTTGATACCTTTTTAATTACGTCTActtcaaaatttgatttgatctttATCATGATCCATTATAACACAATTTTACTTTCCTACCAAACACTTTACAATACCTTTTACATCCTTAACAATTCACCTTTTAATATTTAAGCATTTACACTGAACCTTTATAACCTCATACCAAATGCAGCCGAAGTTAGTATAATCATGAAGCAGAAATTATGCTTTACCACAAAAGttttatatatcaatcaaaTGAAGAAATCTTACTGTTCAGTTTGAATTTGTTGCTAGTCAGTTGATATCTGGTTTGATTATAACAGATGTGGCTGTCTCAAAACATGATGTGTTTTGTATCTAATGATAtgtattttgatgtattgaaatTTACTTGGTAGGATAATATGAAGCTCATGCCTATAGAAGAATTAGTTAATGTATATATGTACTATTCAGGCACTTCAAATGGAAGAGCCAGTGCTTCTAAAGTCAAGAATTCCAATCAAAATCGAGTGAACTGTGAGATAGAATCCTCAAATCATGTAAGTTTCATCTTCCCCTGTGCTCCCTAGGCTGTGTTTGCTTTCTCGTTTACGAATTATAATGGCTATGTGCATGAAGTTGGCTGCAGCAAAGTAATGACTTGGGAAAAATTGTGGAAAGTAAAGCTTAAACTCTTGGTTAGGACTGCgacaaaagcaataaaaagaatgaaagagaaACTACTTAAGACATAAAATGTGGAAGTAACTATCATAGAGAAcagataaagaataaaatcaaatgactGAGACACAGGAATTGAGAATTCATGTTGTTATGCATTTGGTTTGATAGTCTCCCGCAAGATATAATTATAGTCCCATAATGATGAGcttatgcttaattttgcaCTTTAAGCTCAATTAATCTTTGCTTCAGGAGGCATATTTAAAGCCTAATTTTATCTCGAAACACTTAAAGTTTGCCCCTTTCATAGACTTTGGAGGTGTCACATGTGctgcatgaatattaatttggtAATAGGCTAGAATCTCCCCAAGGAAACAAATCAATATGAATACACCGCAAAGGAAGATGAAGGATgacaattttctttcaaaagttGTTGAGGAAGCCATTAGTAAGGTCTCCAATCAAGATGGGTTGGAAAAGGAACTTAAATTTGATAGCCCAAACACTGAAGGGAATTCAAAAAGAGAAACACCTAAGCAAGATGGGATGCGGAATAAACTCAAGAGGAATTTCACAAGTACCAGCGgacaagcaaaaaataaaacccatgatcagggagagaagaaaagacTCAAGCAAAAAAGCTCAAGTGCTGCTGAAGACGCTAACTATCAAAGCCCTAAGAAAGACGAGGAGCAGGAGAAACATGAGCTTAGCCCTAGTTCTGTAAGTATAAACAATACTCATTCTTTCCCTGTTACATAGCAGttcttttactatatttttttttcccattacaAAACTGATTTTACAAAATTGAACTGCCGCTCTTAGGCTGGTGGAACATTTTTTGGAAGATTACAAGAATTGCGGAGAACGAAAGTCATGCAAACTCTTGGTCTAGTTGCGCCTTCTGGGTCACCATTCAATTAAATGGAGGCATTATCTTCATATCTAACAAGCTGGTGGCAACTTTGAAGATAAttgatgtattttgtatgagcTTCAATGTGCTGAAGCTGTAGTGTTGCTGTAACTTTTAGATCTCAATTTGGGTGCCAGGTCACTTGTACTTGATATCCTTGCATTCTTATCTTGTGAGGGCTTTTGACGCAGGCATTGAATTGTCACGAGGGATTTGTGCTGGAAGGGCACTGCAACGAATTAAAACATTAGCCGAGATTCTTGTCTTCTCACAAGCAACATATGACTAGATGTCATTTGCTAATTGAAATCAAACTCTATGACTAGGATATAAGATATTTAGGGTTTAAGCTGAAGTTTAGAtgtcatttaaaatataaatacggCTTGCTCGTCTTTGTATGATTTTATAGCGGGAGGGAGGGTAATCTTCAATCaatgatcaaatattttatcagcGTTTGTGATGATGGTGTTTTCGGCTGTACGCACCGTCACTctattttaaaatcttcttaATCCAATTATCAGCAGGCTGAGAAAAcaaggtaaaaataaatatcctcTTGATCTAATCACAGGAAACCTAGAAAACTGCAgataaaaattatcaacaagaaaataaacctGGAATTGAtcgaatttaataaataaaattgagaaaaacatgTGGACTGTAGTAAAtcattttatgtaaaatataaactataaatacaGGCCCATCAGCCCAGCACAAGATGAGCCCAGGAACTAGTTCTTTCCGTCCTGCCTAATGGGCAACGAGAAAAacgattaactttttttttattattattgaaatggCCACTtcgatatttttcttttattagtaaatattatcaaattatttattttaatttatgataaacaAGCCATGAAATTCGTTTGGGTTTCTATTGACCTAAATTACTCAAGTTCATTTCCAAATTTATTTCACATTTACATTTACAACTTGTACTTTACACGGGCTAGATTACTCACCATTTATCATCCTTGATCTATTCACTTAAGGAATGTTAGTTTTTCGTAAATTATTtctcatcaaatatttttcacacaacaacttttcaaatatctaagaaataaaacatacagtaaaataatag from Populus trichocarpa isolate Nisqually-1 chromosome 5, P.trichocarpa_v4.1, whole genome shotgun sequence includes these protein-coding regions:
- the LOC7486556 gene encoding uncharacterized protein LOC7486556 isoform X2, which encodes MKGKRCASIGSHERDDEGEELEPEHLEVEHVLGDVMWVRRDDDGTWWPAVVVNNNNISETSKPRNSSMGDVLVRLYGSYQYFYADPVKCRSEFEITLKENGGCYSEMFVEALEQDLPQSKSGQSKGKGSNSKGTSNGRASASKVKNSNQNRVNCEIESSNHGIQKEKHLSKMGCGINSRGISQVPADKQKIKPMIRERRKDSSKKAQVLLKTLTIKALRKTRSRRNMSLALVLLVEHFLEDYKNCGERKSCKLLV
- the LOC7486556 gene encoding uncharacterized protein LOC7486556 isoform X3; this encodes MKGKRCASIGSHERDDEGEELEPEHLEVEHVLGDVMWVRRDDDGTWWPAVVVNNNNISETSKPRNSSMGDVLVRLYGSYQYFYADPVKCRSEFEITLKENGGCYSEMFVEALEQDLPQSKSGQSKGKGSNSKGTSNGRASASKVKNSNQNRVNCEIESSNHALNCHEGFVLEGHCNELKH
- the LOC7486556 gene encoding uncharacterized protein LOC7486556 isoform X1 produces the protein MKGKRCASIGSHERDDEGEELEPEHLEVEHVLGDVMWVRRDDDGTWWPAVVVNNNNISETSKPRNSSMGDVLVRLYGSYQYFYADPVKCRSEFEITLKENGGCYSEMFVEALEQDLPQSKSGQSKGKGSNSKGTSNGRASASKVKNSNQNRVNCEIESSNHARISPRKQINMNTPQRKMKDDNFLSKVVEEAISKVSNQDGLEKELKFDSPNTEGNSKRETPKQDGMRNKLKRNFTSTSGQAKNKTHDQGEKKRLKQKSSSAAEDANYQSPKKDEEQEKHELSPSSAGGTFFGRLQELRRTKVMQTLGLVAPSGSPFN